Below is a window of Cataglyphis hispanica isolate Lineage 1 chromosome 14, ULB_Chis1_1.0, whole genome shotgun sequence DNA.
CATTTGACTGCGAACGACTGTCTTCTCGACTGTTCGTCGTTTCGATATCGACGTTTCTATTTCACCACTGCTACTACTAGTATTACCGCTACTGCTACCACTACTGCTACTGCTCCTACTCGTCGACCATCACTTAGGGACGTGTGTTTAGCCACGACGACAACTGAGCGCGCGAGAGTTGCCGCCGAAAGATCTTCTCGAGAGCGAACGCAAAAAAAGCGAAATGATCACCACCTACTACACACCATCCCACCACCACCTaccaaccaaccaaccaacTACCACCAACCACCACTACATGTTCACAGTTGTCTGGTATTTCAccaattttcaaagattttttatctctatctctctatctatttctattttttgtttttgtttttttttttcttattttctgaATTACATACAGTTatcattttgaatttattgttGTCGTTTCGGCGAGGAATTCTGCCTATTGCGGTGAAGTATTAATGTCTTTATTAAGAAACTAAATAAATGAAGTTTTTATTGGATTGTTCttaatcgaatttttataataatcaatgttTAATTGAATCGGAGAATTCCAAGCCGACACacatatgcaataatataaatataaaatagtatatctGTTACAtctctcatatatacatatacatatacatatatatatatatatatatatatatatatatatatatatatataacatttactgataaaaaatttaatttggttATGAAAATTGATCCTCTATTTTCTTTGATTAGTTTCACATTCGATTGGTGAGccatcattttatattaattcattattaatcctgtataactataatttttatatatatcacccTTTaggcaaaatagaaattagaTAATCCTAATTCTCTTACAGTTGCCTTGCgatgatttttcatttctgtGTTCTATTACGCCACTCTGCTCTATTTCGAacagaaaatttaacattattattttttaatattacttctagcaatggaaattaaattaataatttacttaatttaatttatttcagcaatttaatattatttagaataaaagtaACGTAATcagattaataaatgaataattcttccaagaaaaaacaatacaaaaatgatttatgcataattactgtttatataattattattaaaacttataaatatttagcataaaaattaatttaacaat
It encodes the following:
- the LOC126854435 gene encoding uncharacterized protein LOC126854435 isoform X1, which encodes MNRSRGAKKKKIFYTVILSIGASLHLTANDCLLDCSSFRYRRFYFTTATTSITATATTTATAPTRRPSLRDVCLATTTTERARVAAERSSRERTQKKRNDHHLLHTIPPPPTNQPTNYHQPPLHVHSCLVEVSQSPQEIIDSEPQPRSPFTFGLPRQTLDPKSSGERERERKRERKNGSTGRKTEIKMKNRARDNAVKINC